One genomic window of Geodermatophilus sp. DSM 44513 includes the following:
- a CDS encoding Crp/Fnr family transcriptional regulator — MGATRWKELLRADPAGLSPQDARVRDAAWIARCVGRGATAPLGPQDVAALAGRISPVTASRGAPVFGDGSGAEPGVWIVRAGHVELGVRTPRGRVVVGVLGPGDVEGDVPLLLGVPVPYTGHALDEVVCLFLTAADFETLLARHPAMARRWLSSVAQRLATSHGRLVSLLGRPLTAQLAGLLLDEAEDGAVRLPQRTLAAMLGVARPSLNKVVKAMERRGLVDVGYGTIRLLDEDGLVRARDA, encoded by the coding sequence GTGGGGGCAACGCGGTGGAAGGAGTTGCTGCGCGCGGACCCCGCCGGGCTGAGCCCGCAGGACGCGCGGGTCCGGGACGCCGCCTGGATCGCCCGCTGCGTCGGCCGCGGCGCGACGGCGCCCCTGGGTCCGCAGGACGTCGCCGCCCTCGCCGGCCGCATCTCGCCGGTGACCGCCTCCCGCGGCGCACCGGTCTTCGGCGACGGCAGCGGTGCCGAGCCCGGCGTCTGGATCGTCCGGGCCGGCCACGTCGAGCTGGGTGTGCGGACGCCGCGGGGTCGGGTGGTCGTCGGGGTGCTGGGCCCCGGGGACGTCGAGGGGGACGTGCCGCTGCTGCTGGGCGTCCCGGTCCCCTACACCGGCCACGCGCTGGACGAGGTGGTCTGCCTGTTCCTGACCGCGGCCGACTTCGAGACGCTGCTGGCCCGGCACCCGGCGATGGCGCGGCGCTGGCTGTCCAGCGTGGCGCAGCGGCTGGCCACCAGCCACGGGCGACTGGTCTCCCTCCTCGGCCGCCCGCTCACGGCGCAGCTGGCCGGGCTGCTCCTCGACGAGGCGGAGGACGGCGCCGTCCGCCTGCCCCAGCGCACGCTGGCGGCCATGCTCGGTGTGGCCCGCCCCTCGCTGAACAAGGTCGTGAAGGCCATGGAGCGCCGGGGCCTCGTGGACGTCGGCTACGGCACCATCCGGCTCCTCGACGAGGACGGGCTGGTCCGGGCGCGGGACGCCTGA
- a CDS encoding carboxymuconolactone decarboxylase family protein produces the protein MTRIPVHTVADAPEGGRDALKALEARFGKVLNIHGAMAHAPVVLQAYAALQEVIGAHGTYDARTREAIALVVGNVDRCTYCQSAHTAGARAAGWSTEETVAIRDGSYAGDARLAALLTLVRESAGGLGAVDDATWRAALEAGWSDAELTEASVHIALNLFTNHFNHLVETDLDVPRAPGL, from the coding sequence GTGACGCGCATCCCCGTCCACACCGTCGCCGACGCGCCCGAGGGCGGCCGCGACGCCCTCAAGGCGCTGGAGGCGAGGTTCGGCAAGGTCCTCAACATCCACGGCGCCATGGCGCACGCGCCGGTCGTGCTGCAGGCCTACGCCGCCCTGCAGGAGGTCATCGGCGCCCACGGCACCTACGACGCCCGCACCCGGGAGGCGATCGCGCTGGTCGTCGGCAACGTCGACCGGTGCACCTACTGCCAGTCCGCGCACACCGCGGGCGCCCGGGCCGCGGGCTGGAGCACCGAGGAGACGGTGGCGATCCGGGACGGTTCGTACGCCGGCGACGCCCGGCTGGCCGCGCTGCTCACCCTCGTCCGGGAGTCCGCCGGTGGCCTGGGCGCCGTCGACGACGCCACCTGGCGGGCCGCCCTGGAGGCGGGGTGGAGCGACGCCGAGCTCACCGAGGCCTCCGTCCACATCGCGCTCAACCTCTTCACCAACCACTTCAACCACCTGGTCGAGACCGACCTGGACGTCCCCCGGGCACCGGGTCTGTGA
- a CDS encoding fibronectin type III domain-containing protein, which translates to MRAAEEAFVADPVVVPHPSGTSATLRVSTDLDMACAVVSGRDGSLGDGIATDMGGGAHRDHEAVMRGLQPGTEYLYRVQGSGADGALHRSEPRTFRTPDAVPVAVPGDEVTGARVVAVSSQFSGPSAGPLAVDGDLAAEWSSAGDGDDASITLDLGRPVEVAGLTVRSRATSDGTSVIETSTVTVDGDRTYGPFEAGTAVVVTEVDLTGQVLRIDAEQTTGGNTGAAEIQVYEAR; encoded by the coding sequence GTGCGCGCCGCCGAGGAGGCGTTCGTCGCCGACCCCGTCGTCGTGCCCCACCCGTCCGGGACGTCGGCCACGCTGCGGGTGTCCACCGACCTCGACATGGCCTGCGCGGTGGTGTCCGGGCGGGACGGGTCCCTCGGCGACGGCATCGCCACCGACATGGGCGGGGGAGCGCACCGCGACCACGAGGCCGTCATGCGCGGCCTGCAGCCGGGCACCGAGTACCTCTACCGCGTGCAGGGCTCGGGTGCCGACGGTGCGCTCCACCGCAGCGAGCCGCGGACCTTCCGCACCCCGGACGCGGTCCCGGTGGCCGTCCCCGGCGACGAGGTGACCGGAGCCAGGGTGGTGGCCGTCAGCTCCCAGTTCTCCGGTCCCTCCGCCGGCCCGCTGGCGGTCGACGGCGACCTGGCCGCGGAGTGGTCCAGCGCCGGGGACGGCGACGACGCGTCGATCACGCTGGACCTCGGCCGTCCGGTCGAGGTCGCCGGCCTCACGGTGCGCAGCCGGGCGACGAGCGACGGCACCTCGGTGATCGAGACCTCCACCGTGACCGTCGACGGCGACCGCACGTACGGGCCGTTCGAGGCCGGCACGGCCGTCGTGGTCACCGAGGTCGATCTCACCGGCCAGGTGCTCCGGATCGACGCCGAGCAGACGACCGGGGGCAACACCGGGGCCGCGGAGATCCAGGTGTACGAGGCGCGCTGA